A stretch of the Arthrobacter stackebrandtii genome encodes the following:
- the recA gene encoding recombinase RecA: MAAPADREKALAAALAQIDKQYGKGSVMRLGDDVRAPIEVIPTGSIALDVALGIGGLPRGRVVEIYGPESSGKTTLALHAVASAQKLGGIAAFIDAEHALDPDYAQKLGVDTDALLVSQPDTGEQALEIMDMLIGSGSLDVIVIDSVAALVPRAEIEGDMGDSHVGLQARLMSQALRKITGRLSQTKTTAIFINQLREKIGVFFGSPETTTGGKALKFYASVRIDVRRIQTLKEGADAVGNRTKAKVVKNKMAPPFKIAEFDIIYGVGISREGGIIDMGVEHGIIRKSGSWYTYDGDQLGQGMENSRRFLKDNPELADELERLIKAKLGVGAAAAAETEAAPKLKAVDGF; this comes from the coding sequence ATGGCCGCTCCCGCAGACCGTGAAAAAGCGCTGGCTGCAGCACTTGCCCAGATTGACAAGCAGTACGGCAAAGGTTCCGTCATGCGCCTGGGTGACGACGTCCGTGCACCCATTGAAGTAATTCCCACAGGGTCCATCGCCTTGGACGTGGCCCTGGGCATAGGCGGGCTGCCCCGTGGCCGCGTCGTGGAGATCTACGGACCGGAGTCCTCCGGTAAAACCACGCTGGCACTGCACGCCGTGGCCAGCGCCCAGAAGCTGGGCGGCATTGCGGCGTTCATTGACGCCGAGCACGCCCTGGACCCGGACTACGCCCAGAAGCTCGGCGTGGACACCGATGCCCTCCTGGTGTCACAGCCGGACACCGGTGAGCAGGCCCTGGAAATCATGGACATGCTGATCGGATCGGGTTCCCTGGACGTCATCGTCATTGACTCCGTGGCTGCCCTGGTGCCGCGCGCCGAGATCGAGGGCGACATGGGCGACAGCCACGTCGGCCTGCAGGCCAGGCTCATGAGCCAGGCCCTGCGAAAGATCACCGGCCGCCTGAGCCAGACCAAGACCACGGCGATCTTCATCAACCAGCTGCGTGAGAAGATCGGCGTGTTCTTTGGCAGCCCGGAAACCACCACAGGTGGAAAGGCGCTGAAGTTCTACGCCTCCGTGCGCATCGACGTGCGCCGCATCCAGACGCTGAAGGAAGGTGCGGATGCCGTGGGCAACCGGACCAAGGCCAAGGTCGTCAAGAACAAGATGGCACCGCCGTTCAAGATCGCTGAATTCGACATCATCTACGGTGTTGGCATTTCACGTGAAGGCGGCATCATCGACATGGGCGTGGAGCACGGCATCATCCGCAAGTCGGGTTCCTGGTACACCTACGACGGTGACCAGCTGGGGCAGGGCATGGAGAATTCCCGCCGCTTCCTGAAGGACAACCCCGAGCTGGCCGACGAACTTGAGCGCCTGATCAAGGCAAAACTGGGTGTCGGCGCGGCGGCTGCTGCCGAAACGGAAGCCGCACCCAAGCTCAAGGCTGTTGACGGCTTCTAG
- a CDS encoding DUF3046 domain-containing protein — MRVSEFWRLMDDEFSPAYSRVVARDLVLSGVGGNTASEALRAGFEPRDIWLEVCRVQDVPPSRWLGRDIAPKN, encoded by the coding sequence GTGAGAGTCAGTGAATTTTGGCGTTTGATGGATGATGAGTTCAGTCCCGCCTACTCCAGGGTGGTGGCGAGGGACCTTGTCTTGTCCGGGGTTGGCGGCAATACGGCCAGTGAAGCCCTGCGTGCCGGGTTTGAACCGAGGGACATTTGGCTGGAGGTCTGCCGCGTACAGGACGTGCCGCCGTCGCGCTGGCTCGGCCGCGACATCGCACCCAAAAACTAG
- a CDS encoding MarR family winged helix-turn-helix transcriptional regulator: MTTPLRPPESAGDGKTAAMEDLDVQLSLLWRRARAINRQLTSSVHPDLEPAAYGLLSVLLNDGEMRLTELARHIGVGKPSISRQIALLAGIGLVQKADDPVDGRAQLITLTEAGREKMAAIQSGRRKAFHERLRGWDEGELSTLAALLAKLNGEYTH; this comes from the coding sequence ATGACAACCCCACTCCGGCCGCCCGAGTCCGCAGGTGACGGGAAAACGGCCGCCATGGAAGACCTGGACGTGCAGTTGAGCCTGCTGTGGCGCCGCGCCCGTGCCATCAACCGCCAGCTCACCAGCAGCGTCCATCCGGACCTGGAGCCTGCCGCCTACGGACTTCTGTCCGTGCTGTTGAACGACGGCGAAATGCGCCTGACGGAACTGGCCCGGCACATCGGCGTGGGCAAGCCGTCGATCAGCCGGCAGATCGCGCTGCTGGCAGGCATCGGCCTGGTGCAGAAAGCGGATGACCCGGTGGACGGCCGGGCCCAGCTGATCACCCTGACTGAGGCCGGCCGCGAGAAAATGGCAGCCATCCAGTCGGGGCGCCGGAAGGCCTTCCACGAGCGCCTCCGGGGCTGGGACGAGGGAGAACTGTCCACTTTGGCGGCCCTGCTGGCCAAACTCAACGGTGAATACACCCACTGA
- a CDS encoding helix-turn-helix domain-containing protein produces the protein MVKQPVSVNGVVRWRDVGLADEKPHQQKERKMVVLRHEIGDVLRDVRQRQGRTLREVSHNARVSLGYLSEVERGQKEASSELLSSICSALDVPLSLMLREVSDRLAVAEGVAIPDTVPQEFSARYGRDLNEELSDELNKGLVSNAF, from the coding sequence ATGGTGAAACAACCCGTATCCGTAAACGGCGTAGTGCGCTGGCGGGATGTGGGTTTGGCAGACGAAAAACCGCATCAGCAGAAGGAGCGCAAAATGGTGGTACTTCGCCACGAAATTGGTGATGTTCTGCGGGACGTGCGGCAACGTCAAGGCCGCACACTCCGCGAAGTCTCGCACAACGCACGTGTCTCGCTGGGCTACCTCAGTGAGGTGGAGCGCGGGCAGAAGGAAGCATCCTCGGAACTGCTTTCCTCAATCTGTTCTGCCCTGGACGTTCCGCTTTCATTGATGTTGCGTGAAGTCAGCGACCGTCTGGCCGTCGCCGAAGGCGTGGCCATCCCGGACACTGTTCCCCAGGAATTTTCAGCCCGCTACGGCAGGGACCTGAATGAGGAACTCTCCGACGAACTGAACAAGGGACTCGTCTCCAACGCCTTCTAA
- a CDS encoding CinA family protein, which translates to MLTGLAELVSAAVAANITVATAESLTGGMVAATLVQVPGSSAMLQGGIIAYQNSLKETLLGVPAWLLEARGAVDPEVACAMALGACAAAGSRVGISTTGVAGPEPHQGKEVGHVYIGVALDGEAQSYEYHFAGDREMIRVAATQEAISLLEQVIKAAGEQKL; encoded by the coding sequence GTGCTCACCGGACTTGCCGAACTCGTCAGCGCCGCCGTCGCCGCCAACATCACCGTGGCCACCGCGGAATCCCTCACGGGCGGCATGGTCGCCGCCACACTCGTGCAGGTGCCCGGCTCCTCGGCCATGCTGCAGGGCGGGATCATCGCCTACCAAAATTCGCTCAAGGAAACATTGCTCGGCGTGCCGGCCTGGCTGCTGGAGGCCAGGGGCGCGGTGGATCCCGAGGTCGCCTGCGCCATGGCGCTCGGGGCCTGCGCAGCCGCGGGGTCCCGCGTGGGCATCTCCACCACCGGGGTCGCGGGACCGGAGCCGCACCAGGGCAAGGAAGTGGGGCACGTATATATAGGTGTGGCCCTTGACGGGGAGGCGCAATCCTATGAATACCACTTTGCCGGAGACCGGGAAATGATCCGGGTTGCGGCCACGCAGGAAGCCATTTCACTGCTGGAACAGGTCATAAAGGCCGCCGGGGAACAAAAGTTGTGA
- the pgsA gene encoding CDP-diacylglycerol--glycerol-3-phosphate 3-phosphatidyltransferase, with protein MTEQVAPRPSNWNLPNALTLLRIVLVPFFIWAFMADAGDYGWQRWVAVALFVVAIYTDKLDGDIARARGLVTSFGKIADPIADKLLIGSALIMLSAVGELWWWVTIVMLVREIGITLLRFVVIRYGVMAASKGGKLKTVLQTVAIFVYLLPVTPAVGWLSVVALVVMLLALAVTVVTGVDYVVKAWQLRSAGRSAGSARG; from the coding sequence GTGACTGAACAGGTGGCGCCGCGCCCTTCAAACTGGAATTTGCCCAATGCCCTGACGCTTTTGCGCATTGTGCTGGTGCCCTTTTTCATCTGGGCCTTCATGGCCGACGCCGGCGACTACGGCTGGCAGCGCTGGGTGGCCGTGGCCCTGTTTGTGGTGGCCATCTACACTGACAAGCTCGACGGCGACATCGCCCGGGCACGCGGGCTCGTCACGAGTTTTGGCAAGATCGCGGACCCCATCGCGGACAAGCTGCTCATCGGTTCCGCCCTCATCATGCTCTCTGCCGTGGGGGAGCTGTGGTGGTGGGTCACGATCGTCATGCTGGTGCGTGAAATCGGCATCACCTTGCTGAGGTTTGTGGTGATCCGCTACGGCGTCATGGCCGCCTCCAAGGGCGGCAAGCTCAAGACAGTGCTGCAGACCGTGGCCATCTTTGTCTACCTCCTGCCCGTCACCCCGGCAGTGGGGTGGCTGTCGGTCGTGGCCCTGGTGGTCATGCTGCTGGCCCTGGCCGTCACTGTGGTCACCGGCGTGGACTACGTCGTCAAGGCCTGGCAGCTGCGCAGCGCCGGCCGGTCCGCCGGATCGGCACGGGGGTAG
- a CDS encoding DNA translocase FtsK, with translation MATRSSPARPSSGQRGGGSSRTPRTTKTPVPRSKNSAAPPEGQLVWPVRLVVGIWQGLGHLIGGAIRRMGTDKSDMPLDERRDGAGLLFILLAFGTATFEWWGLGGPVATAVQSVFEGTFGWFSVMLPPMFLVFSVLVFRQPGNMATNNRVALGFSIMTLAGCALAQVAGGNPNIADGFEGISAAGGMVGVVAGGVVASVSPVLAIVVYSLVAFASILVLTNTPVRHIPARLQGIYETLMGTAPSRETASGHDQSYLYDHEEPAKKPRRSRAKAKAALEAAEDEGLALTEAFATPLIGSDDDASQETPSAAPSVRPGMRRPTRDELRADKIKARQGLPTTSEVYDVQAHDAEPVTEAIGMVAAAEPSFFDGNSAATQAMPAPPAMPPAPIPARSEQLQLSGDVTYTLPESDYLPAGPPGKDATAANDSVVAALTDTLQQFNVDAAVTGFSRGPTVTRYEIELAPGTKVERVTALSKNISYAVASSDVRILSPIPGKSAIGIEIPNADKEVVVLGDVLRSANARRTEHPMVMGVGKDVEGGFVVANLAKMPHLLVAGATGAGKSSFVNSMIVSILMRATPDEVRMVMVDPKRVELTAYEGVPHLITPIITNPKKAAEALQWVVREMDTRYDDLANFGFKHIDEFNKAVKAGSVHPPEGSKRVMRPYPYLLVIVDELADLMMVAPRDVEDSIVRITQLARAAGIHLVLATQRPSVDVVTGLIKANVPSRMAFATSSVTDSRVVLDQPGAEKLLGQGDALFLPMGKSKPVRVQGAWVTEAEIKAVVDHVKGQLQATYREDVAAEAPKKVIEDDIGDDLDLLLQATELVVTTQFGSTSMLQRKLRVGFAKAGRLMDLLESRGVVGPSEGSKARDVLVKPDDLAETLAAIRGDGDAGGGAGVVPGGEPAAPVDPMTAALAENANANHGWGGDLVADDLASRPQAVDYNDGDDEEGGEDAWSLTGR, from the coding sequence ATGGCGACTCGTTCTTCCCCCGCCCGTCCGTCCTCCGGTCAGAGGGGCGGCGGTTCTTCGCGCACCCCCAGGACCACGAAGACGCCCGTGCCCCGCAGCAAAAATTCCGCAGCCCCGCCGGAGGGCCAACTGGTGTGGCCCGTGCGCCTCGTCGTCGGGATCTGGCAGGGGCTCGGACACCTCATCGGCGGTGCCATCCGCCGCATGGGCACCGACAAGTCGGACATGCCGCTGGACGAGCGCCGCGACGGTGCCGGCCTGCTGTTCATCCTGCTCGCCTTTGGCACCGCCACCTTTGAATGGTGGGGCCTGGGCGGACCTGTCGCCACAGCTGTGCAAAGCGTGTTTGAGGGGACCTTCGGCTGGTTCTCCGTCATGCTGCCGCCCATGTTCCTGGTGTTCTCGGTCCTGGTGTTCCGCCAGCCGGGCAACATGGCCACCAACAACCGCGTCGCCCTTGGCTTCTCCATCATGACCCTCGCCGGCTGCGCGCTCGCCCAGGTGGCAGGCGGCAACCCCAACATCGCCGACGGTTTCGAGGGCATCAGTGCCGCCGGCGGCATGGTGGGCGTGGTGGCCGGCGGCGTTGTCGCCAGTGTCAGCCCGGTCCTGGCCATCGTCGTGTACTCGCTCGTGGCCTTCGCCAGCATCCTGGTGCTGACCAACACGCCCGTGCGGCACATCCCCGCCCGCCTGCAGGGCATCTACGAGACCCTCATGGGCACCGCCCCGTCCCGTGAAACGGCATCCGGCCACGACCAGAGCTACCTCTACGACCACGAGGAGCCCGCCAAGAAGCCGCGCCGCTCCCGGGCCAAGGCCAAGGCCGCACTCGAGGCGGCAGAGGATGAGGGCCTGGCCCTCACCGAAGCCTTCGCAACCCCGCTCATCGGCTCGGACGACGACGCAAGCCAGGAAACGCCGTCGGCCGCGCCATCCGTCCGGCCCGGGATGCGCCGGCCCACGCGCGATGAACTCCGTGCCGACAAGATCAAGGCACGCCAGGGCCTGCCCACCACAAGCGAGGTCTACGACGTACAGGCGCACGACGCCGAACCCGTCACCGAGGCGATCGGCATGGTCGCCGCGGCGGAACCCTCCTTCTTTGACGGGAACTCGGCCGCCACCCAGGCAATGCCGGCACCGCCTGCCATGCCGCCCGCGCCCATCCCGGCACGGTCGGAACAGCTCCAGCTCTCGGGTGACGTCACCTACACGCTGCCGGAGTCCGACTACCTCCCGGCCGGGCCGCCAGGGAAGGACGCCACGGCCGCCAACGATTCCGTGGTGGCCGCACTAACGGACACGCTGCAGCAGTTCAACGTGGACGCCGCGGTCACCGGGTTCAGCCGGGGGCCCACCGTTACCCGCTACGAGATCGAGCTGGCGCCGGGCACCAAGGTGGAGCGCGTGACGGCGCTGAGCAAGAACATCTCCTACGCGGTGGCTTCCTCCGACGTGCGCATCCTGAGCCCCATCCCCGGCAAGAGCGCGATCGGCATCGAGATCCCGAACGCGGACAAGGAGGTCGTGGTCCTGGGCGACGTCCTGCGTTCGGCCAACGCCAGGCGCACCGAACACCCCATGGTCATGGGTGTCGGCAAGGACGTTGAGGGCGGCTTCGTGGTGGCCAACCTGGCCAAGATGCCGCACCTGCTCGTGGCCGGTGCCACGGGTGCGGGCAAGTCCTCGTTTGTGAACTCGATGATCGTCTCCATCCTCATGCGCGCCACGCCCGACGAGGTGCGCATGGTCATGGTGGACCCCAAGCGCGTGGAACTGACCGCCTACGAGGGCGTGCCGCACCTGATCACCCCCATCATCACCAACCCCAAGAAGGCTGCCGAGGCACTGCAGTGGGTGGTGCGGGAAATGGACACCCGCTACGACGACCTCGCCAACTTCGGCTTCAAGCACATTGACGAGTTCAACAAGGCCGTCAAGGCCGGCAGCGTCCACCCGCCGGAAGGCTCCAAGCGGGTCATGCGCCCCTACCCGTACCTGCTGGTGATTGTGGACGAGCTCGCCGACCTCATGATGGTGGCCCCGCGTGACGTGGAAGACTCCATCGTGCGCATCACCCAGCTGGCCCGTGCCGCCGGCATCCACCTGGTGCTGGCCACCCAGCGCCCCTCCGTGGACGTGGTCACCGGCCTGATCAAGGCCAACGTGCCCTCCCGGATGGCCTTCGCCACCTCCTCCGTCACGGACTCCCGCGTGGTCCTGGACCAGCCCGGTGCGGAGAAGCTGCTGGGCCAGGGTGACGCCCTGTTCCTGCCCATGGGCAAGTCCAAGCCCGTCCGCGTCCAGGGCGCATGGGTCACGGAGGCCGAGATCAAGGCCGTCGTGGACCACGTCAAGGGCCAGCTGCAGGCAACGTACCGCGAAGACGTGGCCGCCGAGGCGCCCAAGAAGGTCATCGAGGACGACATCGGCGACGACCTCGACCTGCTGCTGCAGGCCACCGAACTGGTGGTCACCACCCAGTTCGGCTCCACTTCCATGCTCCAGCGCAAGCTGCGCGTGGGCTTCGCCAAGGCCGGCCGCCTCATGGACCTGCTCGAGTCCCGCGGCGTGGTGGGCCCCTCGGAAGGTTCCAAGGCCCGTGACGTCCTTGTCAAGCCGGACGACCTCGCCGAAACCCTTGCCGCCATCCGCGGCGACGGGGACGCGGGGGGAGGGGCCGGCGTCGTGCCCGGCGGTGAACCCGCTGCGCCCGTGGACCCCATGACAGCCGCGCTGGCCGAGAACGCCAACGCCAACCATGGCTGGGGCGGGGACCTTGTGGCGGATGACCTGGCCAGCCGCCCGCAGGCCGTGGACTACAACGACGGTGACGACGAAGAGGGCGGCGAGGACGCATGGTCGCTCACCGGACGGTGA
- a CDS encoding ribonuclease J: MTQMTEPGLRTPPELPEGTLRIVPLGGIGEIGRNMTVFEMAGKLLIVDCGVLFPEEDQPGVDVILPDFSYIEDRLEDVVGVVLTHGHEDHIGAVPYLLRLRHDIPLIGSQLTLALIEAKLMEHRIKPYTLTVKEEQVEQLGPFQCEFVAVNHSIPDALAVFIRTAGGSVLHTGDFKMDQLPLDGRITDLRHFARLGEEGVDLFLVDSTNADVPGFTTSEAEIGPTLEALFGKADKRIIVASFSSHVHRVQQVLNAAVLHGRKVAFVGRSMVRNMGIAEKLGYLHVPEGVVVDLKNVGELPDNKVVLMSTGSQGEPMAALSRMANGDHKITVGQGDTVILASSLIPGNENAVFRIINGLLKLGADVIHKGTAKVHVSGHAAAGELLYCYNILTPKNVMPVHGETRHLIANANIAISSGVPAGNVLLTDDGSVIDLKDGVATIVGQVECGFVYVDGHSVGEITDADLKDRRVLGDEGFISIITVVNRATGKIVSGPDIHARGVAEEDSVFDEIKPKIAAALEEAVMASTEHTTHQLQQVVRRVIGTWVNRKLRRRPMIIPVVLEA; the protein is encoded by the coding sequence ATGACCCAAATGACTGAACCGGGGCTGCGGACGCCGCCGGAACTGCCGGAAGGCACGTTGCGGATCGTCCCCCTCGGCGGCATTGGTGAAATTGGCCGCAACATGACCGTCTTTGAGATGGCCGGCAAGCTGCTCATCGTCGACTGCGGCGTCTTGTTCCCGGAAGAAGACCAGCCGGGCGTGGACGTGATCCTCCCGGACTTCTCCTACATTGAGGACCGGCTCGAGGACGTGGTGGGCGTGGTGCTCACGCACGGCCACGAGGACCACATCGGCGCCGTTCCGTACCTGCTGCGGCTGCGCCATGACATCCCCCTGATCGGGTCCCAGCTGACACTTGCCCTCATTGAGGCCAAGCTCATGGAACACCGCATCAAGCCGTACACGCTCACGGTCAAGGAGGAGCAGGTCGAGCAGCTGGGCCCGTTCCAGTGCGAGTTTGTTGCCGTCAACCACTCCATCCCGGATGCGCTGGCCGTTTTCATCCGCACCGCGGGCGGCTCAGTGCTGCACACCGGCGACTTCAAGATGGACCAGCTGCCGCTCGACGGCCGGATCACCGACCTGCGCCACTTTGCCCGCCTCGGCGAGGAAGGCGTGGATTTGTTCCTGGTGGACTCCACCAACGCCGACGTCCCCGGCTTCACCACCAGCGAGGCCGAGATCGGCCCCACCCTGGAGGCACTGTTCGGCAAGGCGGACAAGCGCATCATCGTGGCCAGCTTTTCCTCCCACGTGCACCGCGTCCAGCAGGTCCTGAACGCGGCCGTGCTGCACGGGCGCAAGGTGGCCTTCGTTGGCCGTTCCATGGTGCGCAACATGGGCATTGCCGAAAAGCTGGGCTACCTGCATGTGCCGGAAGGCGTCGTCGTTGACCTGAAGAACGTGGGTGAGCTGCCGGACAACAAGGTGGTGCTCATGTCCACCGGGTCCCAGGGCGAACCCATGGCCGCGCTGTCGCGCATGGCCAACGGCGACCACAAGATCACGGTGGGCCAGGGCGACACCGTCATCCTGGCCTCCTCCCTGATCCCCGGCAACGAGAATGCGGTGTTCCGCATCATCAACGGGCTGCTCAAGCTGGGCGCCGACGTGATCCACAAGGGCACGGCCAAGGTGCACGTCTCCGGCCATGCCGCCGCCGGCGAGCTGCTCTACTGCTACAACATCCTCACGCCGAAGAACGTCATGCCGGTGCACGGCGAAACCCGGCACCTGATCGCCAACGCCAACATCGCGATCTCCTCCGGCGTGCCCGCCGGCAACGTCCTGCTGACCGACGACGGCTCCGTCATTGACCTCAAGGACGGCGTCGCGACCATCGTGGGCCAGGTCGAGTGCGGCTTCGTCTACGTGGACGGCCACAGCGTTGGCGAAATCACCGACGCCGACCTCAAGGACCGCCGCGTCCTGGGCGATGAGGGCTTCATCTCCATCATCACCGTGGTCAACCGAGCCACCGGCAAGATCGTCTCCGGCCCGGACATCCATGCCCGCGGCGTCGCGGAGGAGGACTCCGTCTTCGACGAGATCAAGCCCAAGATCGCCGCCGCCCTGGAGGAAGCCGTCATGGCCAGCACCGAGCACACAACGCACCAGCTCCAGCAGGTGGTGCGCCGCGTCATCGGCACGTGGGTCAACCGCAAGCTGCGCCGCCGCCCCATGATCATCCCGGTGGTCCTGGAAGCCTGA
- the dapA gene encoding 4-hydroxy-tetrahydrodipicolinate synthase produces the protein MSVSDISLRPFGTLVPAMVTPFTADGEVDYKAAGELANKLVDGGCDGLVVTGTTGETSTLTDEENLGMFQAVLDAVGGRARVIAGTGTNDTRHSISLSQRAAKLGVDGLLLVTPYYNKPSQAGIQAHFEAIADATDVPVMLYDIPGRAGVPIETETILRLADHPRIIALKDAKADFTATSRVLANTDLDVYSGDDGLTLPLMAAGAVGLVSVSAHVAPQQFRALIDAAAEGDFTTARAIHFALDPVIRATMGHVQGAVAVKQILKWQGVLSNSVVRLPLVEPGETEIAQIKADLAEAGMEV, from the coding sequence ATGTCTGTCTCTGATATTTCCCTGCGCCCCTTCGGAACCCTGGTGCCCGCAATGGTCACCCCCTTCACCGCCGACGGTGAGGTGGACTACAAGGCGGCCGGGGAGCTGGCCAACAAGCTGGTCGACGGCGGCTGCGACGGCCTGGTTGTCACCGGCACCACGGGCGAAACCTCCACCCTGACGGACGAGGAAAACCTTGGTATGTTCCAGGCCGTGCTCGACGCCGTGGGCGGACGCGCCCGCGTCATCGCCGGCACCGGCACCAACGACACCCGCCACTCCATCAGCCTGTCGCAGCGCGCCGCGAAGCTCGGCGTCGACGGGCTCCTGCTGGTCACCCCGTACTACAACAAGCCCAGCCAGGCTGGCATCCAGGCCCACTTTGAGGCCATCGCCGACGCCACAGACGTCCCCGTCATGCTCTACGACATTCCGGGCCGCGCCGGGGTCCCGATCGAAACCGAGACCATCCTGCGCCTGGCGGACCACCCGCGCATCATTGCGCTCAAGGATGCCAAGGCGGACTTCACCGCCACCAGCCGCGTGCTCGCCAACACGGACCTGGACGTGTACTCGGGCGACGACGGGCTGACGCTGCCGCTCATGGCCGCGGGCGCCGTCGGTCTGGTCAGTGTCAGCGCCCACGTGGCGCCGCAGCAGTTCCGCGCCCTCATCGACGCCGCCGCGGAAGGCGATTTCACCACGGCCCGCGCCATCCACTTCGCCCTGGACCCGGTCATCCGCGCCACCATGGGCCACGTGCAGGGTGCCGTTGCGGTCAAGCAAATTCTTAAGTGGCAGGGTGTCCTGTCCAACTCGGTGGTCCGGCTGCCCCTCGTGGAGCCCGGCGAGACCGAGATCGCCCAGATCAAGGCTGACCTCGCGGAAGCTGGAATGGAAGTGTAA
- a CDS encoding alpha/beta fold hydrolase encodes MAVTHNPSDGVELAWDSVGEGTPLLLVHGSALSKAIWRGFGYTKAFRAQFRVITMDLRGHGRSAKPHTQQAYAMDTLVADALAVLDAAGAPAAHYGGYSVGARMGFSLAAAAPERMLSFTSLGGSYRIAPGSIGRLFFPGYDGALGEGGMPAFVAGWEAQMGRPLDAQTRAAFLANDGAALRAYFAQTQADAPVPEEALAAITVPSLLMAGTEDYGRAGDSAHAAALMPDARFVELPGRNHGSTLFPAGPVLDEWLPFLLAR; translated from the coding sequence ATGGCGGTCACGCACAACCCGTCCGACGGCGTCGAGCTCGCCTGGGATTCCGTGGGGGAGGGCACGCCCCTGCTCCTGGTCCACGGCAGCGCCCTCAGCAAGGCCATCTGGCGCGGCTTCGGCTACACGAAGGCCTTCCGCGCCCAGTTTCGTGTCATCACGATGGACCTGCGCGGGCACGGCCGCAGCGCCAAGCCGCACACGCAACAGGCCTACGCCATGGACACGCTCGTCGCCGACGCCCTCGCCGTCCTGGACGCCGCCGGCGCCCCCGCCGCACATTACGGCGGCTACTCGGTGGGCGCCCGCATGGGCTTCTCGCTCGCCGCCGCGGCGCCGGAGCGCATGCTCTCCTTCACCTCCCTCGGCGGCAGCTACCGGATCGCCCCCGGCAGCATTGGCAGGCTCTTCTTTCCCGGGTACGACGGCGCCCTCGGCGAGGGCGGCATGCCCGCCTTTGTTGCGGGCTGGGAAGCGCAGATGGGACGGCCCCTGGACGCGCAGACCCGCGCCGCCTTCCTCGCCAACGACGGCGCCGCCCTGCGCGCCTACTTTGCCCAGACCCAGGCCGACGCCCCAGTTCCCGAGGAAGCGCTGGCAGCCATCACGGTGCCCTCGCTGCTCATGGCCGGCACAGAGGATTACGGCAGGGCCGGGGATTCCGCGCACGCCGCCGCGCTGATGCCCGACGCCCGGTTCGTGGAGCTGCCCGGCCGAAACCACGGCTCCACACTGTTCCCCGCCGGCCCCGTCCTGGACGAGTGGCTGCCGTTCCTGCTTGCCCGCTGA
- the dapB gene encoding 4-hydroxy-tetrahydrodipicolinate reductase translates to MSEMLKVAVLGAKGRMGTAAVAAIDAAPDMELVAALGRSDSLDILVERGADVVVDLTVPDSTEANVRFAVEHGIHAVVGTTGWDAARLAGLQELLAAHPGTGVLIAPNFALGSVLATHFAAKAAKYFDSVEIIELHHPRKIDAPSGTAFRTAQLVAAARAEAGVPAAPDATETELDGARGASVDGIPVHSVRLAGLVAHQEVLFGSHGEALTIRHDSFNHESFMPGVLLGVRTVGTRPGLTLGLDGYLDLEG, encoded by the coding sequence ATGAGTGAAATGCTGAAGGTGGCCGTGCTCGGCGCCAAGGGACGAATGGGAACGGCCGCCGTCGCGGCCATCGATGCGGCACCGGACATGGAATTGGTGGCCGCCCTGGGGCGCAGCGACTCCCTGGACATCCTGGTGGAGCGCGGCGCCGACGTCGTGGTGGATTTGACCGTTCCCGATTCCACCGAAGCCAACGTGCGTTTCGCCGTCGAACATGGCATCCACGCGGTGGTCGGCACCACCGGCTGGGACGCCGCCCGCCTGGCCGGCCTGCAGGAACTCTTGGCCGCGCACCCGGGAACCGGGGTCCTGATCGCCCCCAACTTTGCCCTCGGCTCGGTGCTCGCCACCCACTTCGCCGCCAAGGCCGCCAAGTACTTTGACTCGGTGGAAATCATCGAGCTGCACCACCCCCGCAAGATCGACGCCCCCTCGGGCACCGCCTTCCGTACCGCCCAGCTGGTGGCTGCGGCCCGCGCCGAGGCCGGCGTGCCCGCCGCACCGGATGCCACGGAAACCGAGCTCGACGGCGCCCGCGGTGCCTCCGTGGACGGCATCCCGGTCCACAGTGTGCGCCTGGCCGGGCTCGTGGCCCACCAGGAGGTGCTGTTCGGCAGCCACGGCGAGGCGCTGACCATCCGCCACGATTCCTTCAACCACGAATCCTTCATGCCCGGCGTGCTGCTGGGCGTGCGCACCGTCGGCACCCGCCCCGGCCTGACGCTGGGCCTTGACGGCTACCTGGACCTGGAAGGCTAG